The Priestia megaterium NBRC 15308 = ATCC 14581 region TACCGGCCAGAGAATGGATTTAGTAAAAAAAGAATACGATACGCTTGATGAAGTGAAAACATACTCTTATCATGTAGCGAGTACGGTAGGGTTAATGCTTTTACCGATTTTAGCTCCAACTACTCATAAAGAATTAGAAGAAGAAGCAATTGCATTAGGCATTGCGATGCAGCTGACCAACATTTTAAGAGACGTTGGGGAAGACTTAGAGCGAGGGCGCATTTATTTACCGAAAGATCTTATGAATTCTTACGGATATACGCGCATGCTATTAGAGAACCGGTGGGTCACTTCTGAATTTATAGAGATGTGGGAGCACCTGGCCAAAGAAGCGGAGATGTATTATATAAAAGGACTTCAGTCGATTCATAAATATCCGGTCGCTTCTCGTTTGCCTCTTACAGGAGCGGCGCATCTATACCGAGCGATTCTTGATAAAATTCGAAAAGAAAATTATGACGTATTTACAGAAAAGCACTTTGTCACAAGTCAAGTGAAAAAGAAAATTATGACATCTATTTCTACGGGGTAACGCAAAGGAATTACTTTTCCTTTGCGTTACTTTTTTTTGAAAAGATATGAAAACGTTAACTATTATGTAAATAAGAAAAAAGTCTCAGCCAAGAAGAAATTGCTGGTTTAGATTTTGCTGAACACGGTTCATCCGCATACGAATTTCGTGAAAGTTTCGTAGCGACAGAAGATGGTAACCTTCATCCTGAATTTGGTGTTGGATTGATTGATCGATTAAATAAAGTTGGTAAAGTATCGGATAAACCTCATATCTCGAACGTAAATGAGACGGTATAGCAGTATATAGATGGAAAAAAGTGATTAAAAGTAAAAACTTTTAATCACTTTTTTTGTTTTTATCAACTTATTTAACAATAATGTAAGCGTTAACGTTATAATGGAAACAAAAGTGAGTTTGAAACAGTTCGTCTATAGGAGGGGAATAGATGAAATGGAAAAGGACAAGTATGCTGCTTATACTATTATTGCTTTTTGGAAGCAGTGCCTCAGCGCAAGATCATAAAGATATACGTGATGAGGTAATATACTCATTGATGATCAACCGTTTTTATAACGGAAGTGAACAGAATGATCGAAATGTTAACTATGAACGTTCAGATGCCTATTATGGAGGCGATTTACAGGGAATAGCACAAAAGTTAGGCTATATTCAAGAGATGGGATTTACCGCTGTTTTATTAACTCCTTTTATAGAAAATGATGAGACAGGCTATCATGGATATGCGGTGACCGACCATTATAAAATAGACGATCATTTTGGAACGTTAAAAGACTTACAAAATCTTGTGAAGAAAGCACATGAGCGCAATATAAAAATTATGGTTGAATTTCCTTTGACAATCAGTAACAATCATCCCTGGGTAGCAGATAAAGAAAAACAAACATGGATAAGTAATGAATCCGGTACAGATAACGAAGTAATTAAAGCATTGCCTCACCTTAATTTAAAAGAAAGCGCTGTGCAGAAATACCTTATTAAAAATGCTGCTTGGTGGAGCAAACAAGCAGATATTGACGGATATTACGTTAAAGATATCGATCAAGCTCCTTCTGCATTTATTTCATCCTTTTCTAAGACGCTAAAAAGCATGGATCCTTCTTTTCTATTAATAGGAGAAATAAACGGGCAACCATTAAAAAAAAATGAGCAGGCTGATTCATTAGGAGTAGATTTGCTTGTAGATAGAACGCTAGCCGAAGCCACTGCT contains the following coding sequences:
- a CDS encoding phytoene/squalene synthase family protein, producing the protein MMNISLDKAYNQCEEIIKENSKTFYKAFSMLPSKQRKAVWAVYAFCRQVDDIVDEGCNPEIELQQFESEFARFKNGELLNESAMWVALRNVFEQYEMNVQAFDDMITGQRMDLVKKEYDTLDEVKTYSYHVASTVGLMLLPILAPTTHKELEEEAIALGIAMQLTNILRDVGEDLERGRIYLPKDLMNSYGYTRMLLENRWVTSEFIEMWEHLAKEAEMYYIKGLQSIHKYPVASRLPLTGAAHLYRAILDKIRKENYDVFTEKHFVTSQVKKKIMTSISTG
- a CDS encoding alpha-amylase family glycosyl hydrolase, which encodes MKWKRTSMLLILLLLFGSSASAQDHKDIRDEVIYSLMINRFYNGSEQNDRNVNYERSDAYYGGDLQGIAQKLGYIQEMGFTAVLLTPFIENDETGYHGYAVTDHYKIDDHFGTLKDLQNLVKKAHERNIKIMVEFPLTISNNHPWVADKEKQTWISNESGTDNEVIKALPHLNLKESAVQKYLIKNAAWWSKQADIDGYYVKDIDQAPSAFISSFSKTLKSMDPSFLLIGEINGQPLKKNEQADSLGVDLLVDRTLAEATAATFSGTSLPQKMLYDKWGKESNQPLANFLDDVHSTRFTAQALKSENHPGARTKQGLSYLYTSPSVPIVFYGTEIALNGGKGAENYGMMNFLANPDIIDHLKKLSELRAKSPSLRKGSFTLVSEQKGVAVYKRRYKDETTFVVINNTKETSAINVPLKKVGKENELRGLITEGIIRPVDDVYNISLEPETTNVYKVVKKSGFNIGYIAAVAAVYTGFGIFLYKASSKRRKEKKISQSRKKDSAS